A DNA window from Mastomys coucha isolate ucsf_1 unplaced genomic scaffold, UCSF_Mcou_1 pScaffold21, whole genome shotgun sequence contains the following coding sequences:
- the Bicra gene encoding BRD4-interacting chromatin-remodeling complex-associated protein — MDDEDGRCLLDVICDPQALNDFLHGSEKLDSDDLLDAPVEAQSAFYEGPGLHVQEAAGNHLNPEPSQPAPSVDLDFLEDDILGSPAAGGGGGGGGGPDQPCDILQQSLQEANITEQTLEAEAELDLGPFQLPTLQPADNGAGATGAAGAAAVTAGPQALFPGSADLLGLQAPPTVLTHQALVPPQDVVNKALSVQPFLQPVGLGNVTLQPIQGLQGLPNGSPGNATAATLGLTPIQVVGQPVMALNPPTSQLLAKQVPVSGYLASAAGPSEPVTLASAGVSPQGAGLVIQKNLPAAVTTTLNGNSVFAGTGAPTAAASGTPSGQPLAVAPGLGTSPLVQAPSVILHRTPTPIQPKPAGVLPPKLYQLTPKPFTPTGATLTIQGEPGTLPQQPKAPQNLTFMAAGKAGQNVVLSGFPAPALQANVFKQPPVTTTGTAPPQPPGALSKPMSVHLLNQGSSIVIPAQHMLPGQNQFLLPGTPAVQLPQSLSALPANVGGQILTAAAPHAGGQLIANPILTNQNLTGPLSLGPVLAPHSGAHSAAHILSAAPIQVGQPALFQMPVSLATGSLPTQSQPAPTGPTATTVLQGVTLPPSAVAMLNTPDGLVQPSTTTGEATPVLAVQPATQVPPAVSTPLPMGLQQPQAQQPPQAPTPQAATPPQASPSLASSPEKIVLGQAPPAATTAILTQDSLQMFLPQERSQQPLSTEGPHLSVPASVIVSAPPPAQDPALATPVTKGAGLGAQTPDNRASPTPAPQIPAAAPLKAPGPASSPSLPHQAPLGDSPHMPSPHPARPPSRPPSRPHSRPPASTPAPTVPGPPQPPLRPPSQPPEGPLPPASHLPPASTPSAVASSSEPSTRLPVPTPPDFQLQFPPGQGSHKSPTPPPALHMVPEPTAPPPPPPRTFQMVTAPFPALPQPKALLDRFHQVPSGIILQNKAGGTPTTPQTSTTLGTLTSPTASVLVSGQAPPGTPAASSHAPASTPMATTGLPPLLPAENKAFASNLPTLSVAKATVSGPGKPPTMQYDSKLCSLKRQPLLQPSKEACFLEHLHKHQGSVLHPDYKTAFPSFEDALHRLLPYHVYQGALPSPNEYHKVDEEFETVSTQLLKRTQAMLNKYRLLLLEESRRVSPSAEMVMIDRMFIQEEKTTLALDKQLAKEKPDEYVSSSRSLGFPVPVSSEGHRLPSHGPSSSSSTSGTSAQPPPHLPTKLVIRHGGAGGSPSVTWARASSSLSSTSSSSSSSSVASSLDADEDGPMPSRNRPPIKTYEARSRIGLKLKIKQEAGLSKVVHNTALDPVHQPLPAPTPAKGAEPPPHPPPPPLPPATQAQMNGTLDHPPPAVRKPSVPASCPRLPLRKTYRENMGDPGTTEGAQGRPRSAGSPTPLPAKVDEATSGLIRELAAVEDELYQRVLKGGPPPPETPASAASQGPTEPSWEAPVLPPAKRRKSESPDVDQASFSSDSPQDDTLTEHLQSAIDSILNLQQAPGRTPAGPYPHTGPTPGTPTSPVPLHRPDSFPPSSHNGGLGARTLNR, encoded by the exons CTGGACAGCGATGACCTCCTGGATGCCCCTGTGGAGGCCCAAAGTGCCTTCTATGAAGGTCCTGGG CTCCATGTGCAGGAAGCTGCCGGCAACCACCTGAACCCAGAGCCCAGCCAGCCTGCCCCCAGCGTGGACCTGGACTTCCTAGAAGATGATATCTTGGGCTCCCCTGcagcaggaggaggtggagggggcGGCGGGGGCCCAGACCAGCCCTGTGACATTCTTCAGCAGAGTCTTCAGGAGGCCAACATCACAGAACAGaccctggaggctgaggctgaactGGACCTGGGCCCCTTCCAGCTGCCCACCCTACAGCCTGCTGACAATGGGGCTGGTGCTACTGGAGCTGCAGGAGCCGCTGCAGTGACTGCAGGACCCCAGGCTCTCTTCCCGGGCAGCGCAGATCTGCTGGGGCTGCAAGCCCCACCCACTGTACTGACCCACCAGGCCCTGGTGCCACCTCAGGATGTGGTCAACAAGGCCTTGAGCGTCCAGCCCTTCCTGCAGCCTGTGGGCCTGGGCAATGTGACCCTTCAGCCCATTCAAGGCCTCCAGGGCCTTCCCAATGGCAGTCCTGGGAATGCCACAGCAGCCACCTTGGGTCTGACACCTATTCAAGTGGTGGGCCAGCCTGTCATGGCTCTCAACCCACCCACCTCCCAGCTCTTAGCAAAGCAGGTGCCCGTCAGTGGCTACCTGGCCTCCGCAGCTGGTCCTTCAGAGCCAGTGACACTGGCATCTGCCGGCGTGTCCCCCCAGGGAGCTGGCCTGGTCATCCAGAAAAATCTTCCAGCTGCAGTGACCACCACACTCAATGGGAACTCAGTGTTTGCCGGGACAGGAGCTCCCACTGCAGCAGCCAGTGGGACACCCTCGGGACAGCCGCTGGCGGTGGCCCCGGGCCTTGGCACATCACCACTGGTACAAGCACCCAGTGTGATTTTACACAGAACCCCTACGCCCATCCAGCCCAAGCCTGCAGGGGTCTTGCCCCCCAAACTCTACCAGCTGACACCCAAGCCCTTCACCCCTACGGGAGCCACCCTTACCATCCAGGGTGAGCCAGGCACCTTGCCCCAGCAGCCTAAGGCCCCCCAGAACCTGACTTTCATGGCCGCAGGCAAAGCTGGCCAGAATGTGGTGCTGTCTGGCTTCCCGGCACCGGCTTTGCAGGCGAATGTGTTCAAGCAGCCACCAGTCACCACCACAGGGACAGCCCCGCCACAGCCACCTGGGGCCCTCAGCAAGCCTATGAGCGTCCACCTCCTCAATCAAGGCAGCAGCATCGTGATCCCAGCTCAGCATATGCTGCCTGGCCAGAACCAGTTCTTGCTGCCAGGCACCCCAGCCGTACAACTCCCCCAGTCACTCTCTGCCCTGCCTGCCAACGTGGGAGGCCAGATCCTCACAGCCGCAGCACCACATGCAGGTGGACAGCTCATTGCCAACCCGATCCTCACCAACCAGAACCTAACAGGCCCACTTAGTCTGGGCCCAGTGCTGGCACCCCACTCTGGGGCACACAGCGCTGCACACATCCTCTCTGCCGCTCCCATCCAGGTGGGCCAGCCCGCCCTCTTCCAGATGCCTGTGTCACTGGCCACTGGCAGCCTGCCCACTCAGAGCCAGCCAGCTCCCACTGGCCCCACCGCCACCACCGTCCTCCAGGGCGTCaccctgcctcccagtgctgtggCCATGCTTAACACACCTGACGGGCTAGTGCAGCCCTCTACCACCACTGGGGAGGCCACACCCGTTCTGGCCGTTCAGCCTGCAACCCAGGTGCCCCCTGCTGTCTCCACACCACTGCCCATGGGTCTCCAACAGCCACAGGCACAGCAGCCTCCACAGGCCCCTACTCCACAGGCGGCCACCCCTCCTCAGGCCAGCCCAAGCCTGGCATCCAGCCCAGAGAAGATAGTCTTGGGGCAGGCGCCCCCTGCGGCCACAACGGCCATCCTCACTCAGGATTCCCTACAGATGTTCCTGCCCCAG GAGAGGAGCCAGCAGCCCCTCTCTACAGAGGGTCCCCACCTCTCGGTGCCTGCCTCCGTCATAGTCAGCGCCCCGCCTCCTGCCCAAGACCCAGCCCTGGCCACGCCCGTCACCAAAGGAGCTGGCCTCGGCGCTCAGACCCCCGACAACCGGGCTTCCCCAACTCCGGCCCCCCAG ATCCCTGCAGCTGCTCCACTGAAAGCCCCTGGCCCCGCCTCCTCCCCATCTCTACCTCACCAGGCCCCCCTGGGAGACAGTCCCCACAtgccctccccacaccctgccagGCCCCCTTCCCGCCCACCCTCGAGACCCCACTCACGCCCT CCAGCCAGCACCCCAGCCCCCACAGTCCCAGGCCCACCCCAGCCTCCTCTGCGACCCCCATCCCAGCCTCCTGAGGGCCCACTGCCCCcagcctcccacctccctcctgcctccaccccctccGCTGTGGCCTCCTCCTCTGAGCCTTCTACTAGGTTGCCAGTTCCCACACCCCCTGACTTCCAGCTCCAGTTCCCACCAGGCCAGGGATCCCATAAGTCCCCTACTCCGCCACCAGCCCTCCACATGGTCCCTGAGCCCACAGCACCCCCCCCTCCACCACCTCGGACTTTCCAGATGGTAACTGCCCCCTTCCCGGCGCTGCCGCAGCCAAAAGCACTTCTGGATCGATTCCACCAG GTGCCATCTGGGATTATTCTCCAGAATAAGGCTGGGGGTACTCCCACCACCCCACAGACATCCACCACCCTGGGGACCCTCACCAGTCCTACTGCCTCTGTGCTAGTCAGTGGACAGGCACCACCTGGGACTCCTGCCGCCTCTAGCCATGCCCCAGCCTCCACACCTATGGCCACCACAG GCCTCCCTCCTCTACTTCCTGCCGAAAACAAAGCTTTTGCCAGCAACCTTCCAACCCTGAGTGTGGCCAAAGCTACTGTGTCTGGGCCAGGGAAGCCCCCGACGATGCAG TATGACAGCAAGTTGTGCAGCCTGAAGAGACAGCCCCTACTGCAACCCAGCAAAGAAGCCTG CTTCCTGGAGCATCTGCACAAACATCAGGGATCTGTCCTGCACCCGGATTACAAGACAGCCTTCCCCTCCTTTGAGGACGCCCTCCATCGCCTCCTGCCCTACCATGTCTACCAAGGcgccctcccttcccccaacgAGTACCATAAAG TGGATGAAGAATTTGAGACTGTCTCTACGCAGCTGCTCAAACGCACCCAGGCCATGCTCAATAAATATCGGCTTTTGCTTCTGGAAGAGTCCAGG AGAGTCAGCCCTTCCGCGGAGATGGTTATGATCGACCGAATGTTCATTCAGGAGGAGAAGACCACCCTTGCCTTGGATAAGCAGCTCGCCAAGGAGAAGCCTg ATGAGTACGTGTCTTCCTCCCGCTCCCTTGGCTTCCCTGTCCCAGTGTCTTCCGAGGGTCACCGGCTCCCCAGTCATGGCCCATCGTCTTCATCCTCCACATCTGGAACATCTGCCCAGCCCCCTCCTCATCTGCCCACCAAGCTAGTGATCCGGCACGGTGGGGCTGGCGGCTCTCCCTCAGTGACCTGGGCCCGGGCATCATCCTCCTTGTCATCAAcgtcctcatcctcatcctcatcctctgtTGCCTCATCCTTGGACGCAGATGAAGACGGCCCCATGCCCTCCCGTAACCGGCCACCCATCAAGACCTATGAGGCCCGGAGCCgcattggcctcaaactcaagatcaaACAGGAGGCAGGGCTCAGCAAGGTGGTGCACAACACTGCACTGGATCCTGTGCACCAGCCCTTGCCTGCTCCAACCCCTGCAAAAGGGGCAGAGCCTCCGCCACACCCACCTCCgcccccactcccacctgccACCCAGGCGCAGATGAATGGCACTCTGGACCATCCCCCACCCGCAGTACGCAAACCCTCGGTGCCTGCGTCCTGCCCACGTCTACCATTGCGCAAGACCTACAGAGAAAACATGGGCGATCCTGGTACCACCGAGGGTGCACAGGGACGGCCACGGAGTGCAGGCAGCCCCACCCCACTGCCCGCCAAGGTAGACGAAGCCACCAGCGGGCTGATCAGGGAGCTGGCAGCGGTGGAGGACGAACTATATCAGCGGGTTCTGAAGGGCGGCCCACCACCCCCAGAGACCCCAGCCTCCGCTGCCAGCCAGGGCCCCACTGAACCCAGTTGGGAAGCACCTGTGCTGCCCCCAGCCAAACGACGAAAGTCCGAGTCCCCGGACGTGGACCAGGCCAGCTTCTCTAGTGACAGTCCACAGGATGATACACTTACTGAGCATTTACAGAGTGCCATCGACAGCATTCTTAACCTGCAGCAGGCCCCAGGCCGGACACCCGCAGGCCCATACCCCCATACGGGGCCCACGCCTGGCACTCCCACATCCCCAGTGCCCCTGCACAGGCCTgactccttcccaccctctagTCACAATGGTGGCCTCGGTGCCAGGACGTTGAACAGATAA